From Nguyenibacter vanlangensis, one genomic window encodes:
- the purD gene encoding phosphoribosylamine--glycine ligase: MRVLLVGSGGREHAMAAAIARSPRLDALFIAPGNPGTAALGTNVAIAADDVPALVALARAERIDLVVPGPEAPLVAGLADACAAAGIPCAGPSLAAAALEGSKSFTKEICDAARIPTAKWERFDAIAPALEFVRRRGAPIVIKADGLAAGKGVVVAQSVAEAEDAIRAMMEDETLGAAGRSVVIEECLTGDEVSLFAFCAGETAVLIGAAQDHKRIGEGDTGPNTGGMGAVSPPAGFDRATQDAALDLLVRPMLAEMVRRGTPFRGVIFAGLMLTEDGPKLIEYNVRFGDPEAQALLIRLQSDLLPALASVADGTLDAADIRFSDEHSVSIVLAARGYPGRPAAGGVIEDIEAAAALPGVAVFHAGTRRDDAGRLVAAGGRVLTVCATGATLQEARARAYGGVARIRWPDAVWRRDIGVRALRAGG; this comes from the coding sequence ATGCGGGTTCTGCTGGTCGGATCGGGCGGACGGGAACATGCCATGGCGGCGGCGATCGCGCGCTCGCCCAGGCTGGACGCCCTGTTCATCGCCCCCGGCAACCCGGGCACCGCCGCCCTGGGCACCAACGTGGCGATCGCCGCCGACGACGTGCCGGCCCTGGTCGCCCTGGCCCGGGCCGAGCGGATCGACCTGGTCGTACCAGGCCCCGAGGCGCCGCTGGTCGCGGGCCTGGCCGATGCCTGCGCCGCCGCCGGCATCCCCTGCGCCGGGCCCAGCCTGGCCGCCGCGGCGTTGGAGGGCAGCAAGAGCTTCACCAAGGAAATCTGTGACGCCGCGCGCATTCCGACCGCGAAATGGGAACGGTTCGACGCCATCGCGCCGGCGCTGGAGTTCGTCCGCCGCCGGGGCGCGCCGATCGTGATCAAGGCCGACGGCCTGGCGGCCGGCAAGGGCGTGGTGGTGGCGCAGAGTGTGGCCGAGGCCGAGGACGCCATCCGCGCGATGATGGAGGACGAGACCCTGGGCGCGGCCGGCCGGTCGGTGGTGATCGAGGAATGCCTGACCGGCGACGAGGTGTCGCTGTTCGCCTTCTGCGCCGGGGAAACCGCCGTGCTGATCGGCGCGGCGCAGGACCACAAGCGCATCGGCGAGGGCGATACCGGCCCCAATACCGGCGGCATGGGCGCGGTCTCGCCGCCCGCCGGATTCGACCGCGCGACGCAGGACGCGGCGCTGGACCTGCTGGTCCGCCCCATGCTGGCGGAGATGGTCCGCCGTGGCACGCCCTTTCGCGGCGTGATCTTCGCCGGGCTGATGCTGACCGAGGACGGGCCGAAACTGATCGAATACAATGTGCGCTTCGGCGACCCCGAGGCCCAGGCGCTGCTGATCCGGCTGCAATCCGATCTGCTGCCGGCCCTGGCGTCGGTCGCCGACGGCACGCTGGATGCCGCCGACATCCGCTTCTCGGACGAGCATTCCGTCAGCATCGTGCTGGCCGCGCGCGGCTATCCCGGCCGGCCGGCCGCCGGCGGGGTGATCGAGGATATCGAAGCCGCCGCGGCGCTGCCCGGCGTCGCCGTCTTCCATGCCGGCACCCGGCGGGACGATGCGGGCCGGCTGGTCGCGGCCGGCGGCCGTGTCCTGACCGTGTGCGCCACGGGGGCGACGTTGCAGGAGGCCCGCGCGCGTGCCTATGGCGGCGTGGCGCGGATCCGCTGGCCGGATGCGGTCTGGCGCCGCGACATCGGCGTGCGCGCCCTGCGCGCGGGCGGCTGA
- a CDS encoding SDR family NAD(P)-dependent oxidoreductase, with protein sequence MTARLPPCLPEGSVALVTGASRGIGRATALALAEDGAHCILTARSQGGLEETDDLIARRTGRSATLLPMDLREGAAIDALGPSIAARFGRLDILVHCAATLGVLTPITHMRAEDWEAALAINATAAWRLIRTAAPLLDRAPAGRAVFLTDGHAVRPASFWGMMAASKAAMEAAVLSWADEIAPGSALRVNLYDPGPVATRLRVQAMPAADLAPLPRPDAVAPAIAALCRPGETRHGQRIVGQHIAG encoded by the coding sequence GTGACGGCACGCCTGCCGCCCTGCCTGCCCGAGGGCAGCGTGGCGCTGGTCACCGGGGCCAGCCGCGGCATCGGCCGCGCCACGGCCCTGGCCCTGGCCGAGGACGGCGCGCACTGCATCCTGACCGCCCGCAGCCAGGGCGGGCTTGAGGAAACCGACGACCTGATCGCCCGCCGCACCGGGCGGAGCGCCACCTTGCTGCCGATGGACCTGCGCGAGGGGGCGGCGATCGACGCGCTGGGTCCGTCGATCGCCGCCCGCTTCGGCCGGCTGGACATCCTGGTGCATTGCGCCGCGACGCTGGGGGTGCTGACCCCCATCACCCACATGCGCGCCGAGGATTGGGAGGCGGCCCTGGCGATCAACGCCACCGCCGCCTGGCGGCTGATCCGCACGGCGGCGCCGCTGCTGGACCGCGCCCCGGCCGGACGGGCGGTCTTCCTGACCGACGGCCATGCCGTCCGCCCTGCCAGCTTCTGGGGCATGATGGCGGCGTCGAAGGCGGCGATGGAGGCCGCGGTCCTGAGCTGGGCCGACGAAATCGCGCCGGGCAGCGCGCTGCGCGTCAATCTCTACGATCCGGGTCCGGTTGCCACCCGGCTGCGGGTCCAGGCCATGCCGGCCGCCGACCTTGCCCCGCTGCCCCGCCCGGACGCGGTCGCTCCGGCGATCGCCGCGCTGTGCCGGCCCGGCGAAACCCGGCATGGCCAGCGCATCGTCGGCCAGCACATCGCCGGGTAG
- the purF gene encoding amidophosphoribosyltransferase, giving the protein MPTRYPPQEDAAHDATHDATHDAGDAAYESWHDDDKPHEECGVFGVWNVNDASALTALGLHALQHRGQEATGIVSYDGARFHTHKGLGLVGDVFGDARVMTTLPGHRAVGHNRYATTGATLIRNVQPLFADFEFGGLAVAHNGNLTNAEALRRALVRRGCIFQSTTDSEVFIHLIAISLYSNVVDRLIDALKQVLGAYSLVALSRDALIGVRDPLGVRPLILGRIAGDNGAAPSWVLASETCALDIVGAEFVRDVEPGEIVIIDNDGVRSVKPFGAQEPRFCVFEYIYFARPDSVLDGKPVYEARKRIGMELARESAVEADVIVPVPDSGVPSAMGYAAASGIPFELGIIRNHYVGRTFIEPTDQIRHLGVKLKHSTNRPVLDGKRVVLVDDSIVRGTTSRKIVDMVRAAGAREVHMRISSPPTTHSCFYGIDTPERSKLLAAQHDLKEMAELIGVDSLAFISFDGLYRALGHADRKAAEGRYCDACFTGDYPIRLVDQEEAEAGAGTGTGATTGATLPGAA; this is encoded by the coding sequence ATGCCGACCCGTTACCCGCCCCAGGAAGACGCCGCGCACGACGCCACGCACGACGCCACGCACGACGCCGGCGATGCCGCATACGAATCCTGGCATGATGACGACAAGCCGCATGAGGAATGCGGCGTCTTCGGCGTCTGGAACGTCAACGACGCCTCGGCCCTGACCGCGCTGGGCCTGCATGCCCTGCAGCATCGCGGGCAGGAGGCGACGGGCATCGTGTCCTATGACGGCGCGCGCTTCCATACGCACAAGGGGCTGGGCCTGGTCGGCGACGTGTTCGGCGACGCGCGGGTGATGACCACGCTGCCCGGCCATCGCGCGGTGGGGCACAACCGCTATGCCACCACCGGCGCCACCTTGATCCGCAACGTGCAGCCGCTGTTCGCCGATTTCGAGTTCGGCGGCCTGGCCGTCGCCCATAACGGGAACCTGACCAATGCCGAGGCGCTGCGCCGGGCGCTGGTGCGTCGGGGCTGCATCTTCCAGTCCACCACCGACAGCGAGGTCTTCATCCATCTGATCGCGATCTCGCTTTATTCCAACGTGGTGGACCGGCTGATCGACGCGCTGAAGCAGGTGCTGGGCGCCTATTCGCTGGTGGCGCTGTCGCGCGACGCGCTGATCGGCGTGCGCGATCCGCTGGGTGTCCGCCCGCTGATCCTGGGCCGCATCGCCGGCGACAACGGTGCCGCGCCGTCATGGGTGCTGGCCAGCGAGACCTGCGCGCTGGACATCGTGGGCGCCGAATTCGTCCGCGACGTCGAACCGGGCGAGATCGTCATCATCGACAATGACGGCGTGCGCTCGGTCAAGCCGTTCGGCGCGCAGGAGCCGCGCTTCTGCGTGTTCGAATATATCTATTTCGCCCGCCCGGACTCGGTGCTGGACGGCAAGCCGGTCTATGAGGCCCGCAAGCGCATCGGCATGGAACTGGCCCGCGAGAGCGCGGTCGAGGCCGACGTCATCGTCCCGGTGCCGGATTCCGGCGTGCCCTCGGCCATGGGCTATGCGGCGGCCAGCGGCATTCCCTTCGAGCTTGGCATCATCCGCAACCATTATGTCGGCCGCACCTTCATCGAGCCGACCGACCAGATCCGCCATCTGGGCGTCAAGCTGAAACACTCGACCAACCGGCCGGTGCTGGACGGCAAGCGCGTGGTGCTGGTCGACGATTCGATCGTGCGCGGCACGACCTCGCGCAAGATCGTCGACATGGTCCGCGCCGCCGGCGCGCGCGAGGTGCATATGCGCATCTCCTCGCCGCCCACCACGCATTCCTGCTTCTACGGCATCGATACGCCCGAGCGCAGCAAGCTGCTGGCCGCGCAGCACGACCTGAAGGAAATGGCCGAACTGATCGGCGTCGACAGCCTGGCCTTCATCTCGTTCGACGGGCTGTATCGCGCGCTGGGCCATGCCGACCGCAAGGCCGCCGAAGGCCGTTACTGCGACGCGTGCTTTACCGGCGATTATCCGATCCGGCTGGTGGACCAGGAGGAGGCCGAAGCGGGGGCTGGGACTGGGACTGGGGCCACGACTGGGGCCACGCTGCCCGGCGCCGCGTGA
- a CDS encoding OmpH family outer membrane protein — MTDLIRAAARGVVPTFRPTLFGLCAVLCAGAAHAAPARPAAAAAPAASDGEAPAGAAPVLPAPAVPVFGPLPAGPRPPAPVIGLFDPAEIMRQSVAVQQVEQEMAGRRDALIHDVRAEETEVQTLRQRMMSAPRDKAEAQQRALQQRVAADQRKFGNRNRILQEDIQIAMNQVQREVGQVVASVSKSRGLTLVMQSGGAVLHGPQVDITDQVIAQLNTILPHVYLPAANEDPEVVAKSGKFPTAPVQMSDPGQQG, encoded by the coding sequence ATGACCGATCTTATCCGTGCCGCTGCCCGTGGCGTCGTTCCGACCTTCCGGCCGACCCTGTTCGGCCTGTGCGCCGTGCTGTGCGCCGGGGCCGCCCATGCCGCGCCGGCCCGCCCGGCCGCCGCTGCCGCCCCCGCCGCTTCGGACGGCGAGGCCCCGGCCGGGGCGGCGCCCGTCCTGCCGGCGCCGGCCGTGCCGGTCTTCGGTCCGCTGCCCGCCGGCCCGCGGCCGCCGGCGCCGGTGATCGGCCTGTTCGACCCGGCCGAGATCATGCGCCAATCGGTCGCCGTGCAGCAGGTCGAGCAGGAGATGGCCGGCCGGCGCGACGCGCTGATCCACGACGTCCGCGCCGAGGAGACCGAGGTCCAGACCCTGCGCCAGCGCATGATGTCCGCGCCGCGCGACAAGGCCGAGGCCCAGCAGCGCGCGCTGCAGCAGCGCGTGGCGGCCGACCAGCGGAAATTCGGCAACCGCAACCGGATCCTGCAGGAAGACATCCAGATCGCGATGAACCAGGTACAGCGCGAGGTCGGGCAGGTCGTCGCCTCGGTGTCCAAATCGCGCGGCCTGACCCTGGTGATGCAGTCGGGCGGGGCGGTGCTGCACGGGCCGCAGGTGGACATCACCGACCAGGTGATCGCGCAGTTGAACACGATCCTGCCGCATGTCTACCTGCCGGCGGCGAACGAGGACCCGGAAGTGGTGGCCAAATCGGGCAAGTTCCCGACCGCGCCGGTCCAGATGAGCGACCCGGGCCAGCAGGGATAA
- the xseA gene encoding exodeoxyribonuclease VII large subunit yields MDETLRDPGQGPTPGNAGPGHAGPGNVPEYTVSEISGAIRRTLEGTFGRVRVRGEITEFKRYPSGHLYFSLKDEGGKIAAVVWRGSVARLGLKPENGVEVVATGKISSYGERSSYQLIIDRLDYAGEGALLARIEGLRQKLAAEGLFDAGRKRPLPFLPSVIGVVTSAQGAVLHDIRTTIARRFPLPLLVWPVPVQGEGAAARIAAAIAGFDAIDGQGRIPRPDVLIVARGGGSLEDLMAFNDEDVLRAAAACRIPLISAVGHETDTTLIDFVSDRRAPTPTAAAELAAPARAELVADLAHRGARLTSGLARLTQMLRLRLDRTAGRLPDLPSLLGTARMRLDDRGHRLGLALPALVERRRAALLAAGRALPAPALLTGPARARLDLLASRLESGLRHALRDGRSRADRARLSPAPLAAMLRERRAHLTGLEGRLESLSPMAVLQRGYVLVRDPAGTPVTRAGEVRPGGRLVLTFADAEVPVRAERPARDGQGTLDI; encoded by the coding sequence ATGGACGAAACGCTTCGCGACCCAGGGCAGGGCCCCACACCCGGTAACGCGGGACCTGGTCATGCAGGACCGGGCAACGTGCCGGAATACACGGTCTCCGAAATCTCGGGGGCGATCCGCCGCACGCTCGAGGGCACGTTCGGCCGGGTGCGGGTGCGCGGCGAGATCACCGAATTCAAGCGCTACCCGTCAGGCCATCTCTATTTCTCGCTGAAGGACGAGGGCGGCAAGATCGCCGCCGTGGTCTGGCGCGGCTCGGTCGCGCGCCTGGGGCTGAAGCCCGAGAACGGCGTCGAGGTCGTGGCCACCGGCAAGATCTCGTCCTACGGCGAACGCTCGTCCTATCAACTGATCATCGACCGGCTGGATTACGCGGGCGAGGGTGCGCTGCTGGCGCGCATCGAGGGGCTGCGCCAGAAACTGGCGGCCGAGGGGCTGTTCGACGCCGGGCGCAAGCGGCCCCTGCCGTTCCTGCCGTCGGTGATCGGGGTCGTGACCTCGGCGCAGGGGGCGGTGCTGCACGACATCCGCACCACCATCGCCCGGCGCTTCCCGCTGCCGCTGCTGGTCTGGCCCGTGCCGGTGCAGGGCGAGGGCGCGGCGGCCCGGATCGCCGCGGCGATCGCCGGGTTCGACGCGATCGACGGACAGGGACGCATCCCGCGGCCCGACGTGCTGATCGTCGCGCGGGGCGGCGGGTCGCTCGAGGACCTGATGGCCTTCAACGACGAAGACGTGCTGCGCGCGGCGGCCGCGTGCCGGATTCCGCTGATCTCCGCCGTGGGGCACGAGACCGATACCACCCTGATCGATTTCGTGTCCGACCGGCGGGCGCCGACGCCCACGGCGGCGGCCGAACTGGCGGCGCCGGCCCGGGCGGAACTGGTCGCCGACCTGGCGCACCGGGGCGCGCGGCTGACCAGCGGGCTGGCGCGACTGACGCAGATGCTGCGCCTGCGCCTGGACCGCACGGCGGGCCGGCTGCCGGACCTGCCGTCGCTGCTGGGCACCGCGCGGATGCGGCTGGACGATCGCGGACACCGGCTGGGCCTGGCGCTGCCGGCCCTGGTCGAGCGGCGACGGGCGGCGCTGCTGGCGGCCGGGCGGGCGCTGCCCGCGCCGGCGCTGCTGACCGGCCCGGCGCGGGCGCGGCTGGACCTGCTGGCCAGCCGGCTGGAATCGGGCCTGCGCCACGCGCTGCGCGACGGACGGTCGCGGGCCGACCGGGCCCGACTGTCGCCGGCGCCGCTGGCCGCCATGCTGCGCGAGCGGCGGGCCCACCTGACGGGCCTGGAGGGACGGCTCGAATCGCTGTCGCCGATGGCGGTGCTGCAACGCGGCTATGTGCTGGTGCGCGACCCGGCCGGCACGCCCGTGACGCGCGCGGGCGAGGTACGGCCGGGCGGCCGCCTGGTCCTGACCTTCGCGGATGCCGAGGTGCCGGTCCGGGCCGAACGGCCGGCCAGGGACGGCCAGGGGACATTGGATATCTAG
- a CDS encoding acyltransferase gives MRFICSIFIMTHHCFIYLTNYNFLNHTHVLVDFFFLLSGFVAGNADEQKIVSGTTTFGGYARHRLLRLAPLMILGVAVGSVVLIMRHPHAGAAFTAQVVLFGVLNLLLLPKFWSASGFPDYAVVSDPPLYTVLYQTAVTLFWARFLAGASTRWLVCLAIVLGIALGGVAHRVGGFNIGWGSSGAGWGYLRTGYDFVAGLVVFRFSRAILGRMPWHPAFAVLAVGTILLIVFPPFSSLPWRLATFYVLPPAALILGLSAGDRRLVPGDVWLGRLSYANYVVHTPILFFVALLIGSTSNLVVIALVACLCVAVAALAMTCYDQPVSGWLRKRASLSLVARPVSGEVKETGAA, from the coding sequence ATGCGATTTATATGCTCAATATTTATAATGACGCATCATTGCTTTATTTATCTGACGAATTATAATTTTCTTAATCATACACATGTATTGGTCGACTTTTTCTTTCTGTTGAGCGGGTTTGTCGCAGGCAATGCGGATGAACAGAAAATAGTTTCGGGAACGACGACATTCGGGGGCTATGCCCGGCATCGGCTTCTGCGCCTGGCGCCGCTGATGATACTCGGCGTGGCCGTCGGCTCTGTCGTTCTGATCATGAGACATCCTCATGCGGGGGCCGCATTTACTGCCCAGGTCGTGCTGTTCGGGGTTCTGAACCTTCTTCTTCTGCCGAAATTCTGGTCGGCGTCGGGTTTTCCGGACTATGCCGTCGTCTCGGATCCGCCCCTCTATACCGTGTTGTATCAGACCGCGGTCACCTTGTTCTGGGCCCGGTTCCTGGCAGGGGCTTCGACCCGGTGGCTCGTCTGCCTGGCCATCGTCCTGGGGATCGCGCTGGGGGGCGTCGCGCATCGCGTTGGCGGCTTCAATATCGGCTGGGGGAGTTCAGGCGCCGGCTGGGGGTATCTGAGAACGGGCTATGATTTCGTCGCCGGGCTGGTGGTCTTCAGGTTCAGCCGCGCGATTCTTGGGCGCATGCCCTGGCATCCCGCCTTTGCGGTGCTGGCTGTCGGGACGATCCTGCTGATCGTCTTTCCGCCCTTCTCCTCGCTTCCCTGGCGGCTGGCCACTTTCTACGTCCTGCCGCCGGCCGCGCTGATCCTGGGCCTCTCGGCGGGGGATCGCCGGCTGGTACCGGGCGATGTGTGGCTGGGCCGGCTGTCCTATGCCAATTACGTCGTCCACACGCCCATCCTGTTCTTTGTCGCGCTGCTCATCGGGAGTACGTCGAATCTTGTCGTGATCGCCCTGGTGGCATGCCTCTGCGTGGCCGTCGCGGCCCTGGCGATGACCTGTTACGACCAGCCGGTCTCCGGCTGGCTGCGAAAGCGGGCAAGCCTGTCGCTTGTCGCGCGTCCGGTATCGGGCGAGGTGAAAGAGACCGGGGCCGCCTGA
- a CDS encoding DJ-1/PfpI family protein — translation MITMALRIGLMLFPRVQQLDLTGPYEVFAMLPDCQVDLVARTMQPVATATGLTLMPTTTFETCGAYDVLCVPGGVGITPLLKDGDALDFVRRQAGTARYVTSVCTGALLLGAAGLLRGRRATTHWNALDLLPLYGAEAVRERVVQDGNLITGGGVTAGIDFALTLAGEIFGHEAAQAVQLQLEYAPAPPYNAGTPDGAPLTVVAKVRARLEGVRAEREDIVRRKRRLTDIIE, via the coding sequence ATGATCACCATGGCGCTGCGTATTGGATTGATGCTGTTTCCACGGGTACAGCAACTGGATCTGACCGGACCCTATGAAGTTTTTGCCATGCTTCCGGATTGCCAAGTCGATCTGGTGGCGCGAACCATGCAGCCGGTGGCGACCGCAACCGGGCTGACCCTGATGCCGACGACAACATTTGAGACGTGTGGTGCCTATGACGTCCTGTGCGTGCCGGGCGGGGTGGGAATTACACCGCTGCTGAAAGATGGGGATGCCTTGGATTTCGTGCGACGACAGGCTGGGACGGCACGCTATGTCACGTCCGTCTGCACCGGTGCGCTATTGCTGGGTGCTGCGGGATTACTGCGCGGGCGGCGCGCCACGACGCATTGGAATGCGCTGGATCTGCTGCCGCTCTATGGAGCCGAGGCCGTTCGTGAACGGGTCGTGCAGGACGGGAACCTGATTACGGGAGGCGGGGTAACGGCGGGGATCGATTTCGCGCTGACGCTGGCGGGAGAAATTTTCGGACATGAGGCCGCGCAGGCCGTTCAGTTGCAGTTGGAATATGCCCCGGCTCCCCCATACAATGCCGGGACGCCGGACGGTGCGCCCCTGACGGTGGTGGCGAAGGTTCGTGCGCGACTGGAGGGGGTACGGGCGGAACGAGAAGATATCGTGCGACGGAAGCGTCGGCTGACAGATATCATTGAATAG
- a CDS encoding CvpA family protein produces MNWPPTGPEWVDLSAGLVVIVSALFGYGRGLVRELLGLGTWAGALLLAARWTAPVERVLAPHLGNPLLANTLGFALPFIGLLIVFTLVAQACGRIVRDSLLGGLNSMLGLLFGGLRGYGLLVVAYLLASLVSAPSDWPAPVHMARVTPLVEQGAFFLRRCLPIFLQPKLA; encoded by the coding sequence ATGAACTGGCCACCGACGGGCCCGGAATGGGTCGATCTGTCGGCCGGGCTGGTGGTGATCGTCTCGGCCCTGTTCGGCTATGGCCGGGGGTTGGTGCGCGAGTTGCTGGGCCTGGGCACCTGGGCCGGGGCGCTGCTGCTGGCCGCGCGCTGGACGGCGCCGGTCGAACGGGTGCTGGCCCCGCATCTCGGCAATCCGCTGCTGGCCAATACGCTTGGCTTCGCGCTGCCGTTCATCGGCTTGCTGATCGTCTTCACCCTGGTCGCGCAGGCCTGCGGCCGGATCGTCCGCGACTCCCTGCTGGGCGGGCTGAACAGCATGCTGGGGCTGCTGTTCGGCGGGCTGCGCGGCTATGGGCTGCTGGTCGTGGCCTATCTGCTGGCCAGCCTGGTGAGCGCGCCGTCCGACTGGCCCGCGCCGGTGCACATGGCGCGCGTCACCCCCCTGGTCGAGCAGGGGGCCTTCTTTCTGCGGCGCTGCCTGCCCATCTTCCTGCAGCCGAAGCTTGCGTAA
- a CDS encoding DNA-binding protein, with product MTGRTPLDDADDGTATVHLFPMRRLLPLRDAASHLGIPARRLRALGMLKAGPRPTRRLGRTPLYPIDDLDRYVDALYARARISSAEQARQRQEWQVRAAGPMPLDARGRPVPPVDPFMRIATLDALVEAGGPLALKTLFVAGLGVIFLSHTPLLWRL from the coding sequence ATGACCGGCCGCACCCCTCTGGATGACGCCGACGACGGCACGGCGACCGTCCACCTCTTTCCGATGCGGCGGCTGCTGCCGCTGCGCGACGCCGCATCCCATCTGGGGATTCCGGCGCGCCGCCTGCGCGCCCTGGGCATGCTGAAGGCCGGGCCGCGCCCGACACGGCGGCTGGGGCGAACGCCGCTGTACCCGATCGACGATCTGGATCGCTATGTCGATGCGCTCTATGCCCGGGCCCGGATCTCGTCCGCCGAGCAGGCCCGCCAGCGCCAGGAATGGCAGGTGCGCGCCGCCGGCCCCATGCCGCTCGACGCGCGCGGCCGGCCCGTGCCGCCGGTCGATCCGTTCATGCGGATCGCGACCCTGGACGCACTGGTCGAGGCAGGCGGCCCGCTGGCGCTCAAGACGCTGTTCGTCGCCGGTCTGGGGGTGATCTTCCTGTCGCATACCCCGCTGCTGTGGCGGCTGTAA
- a CDS encoding GlxA family transcriptional regulator: MQDLAAMPDDPHFPPNFPRRVEILAFPNVQLLDVTGPLQVFGSANIAVRHSGRAAAFYAPVMIAAQSVVTSSSGLGLVAQPLPPMTLPVDTLLVAGGIGVNEAAANPILVNWLRNRAQAARRVASICTGAFLLAEAGLLDNRRAVTHWSRCAELAQRFPAISVEPDPIFIRDGTTWTSAGVTAGIDLALAQVESDLGRDVALAVARDLVVFLKRPGGQAQFSTLLALQMGGGRFDTLHSWMATNLASDLTLSRLAEQAGMSERSFSRHYVRATGRTPLRAVEELRVEAACRLLAETAPIKRIAERCGFGSEETLRRGFLRCLSTTPGDYRDHFGG; encoded by the coding sequence GTGCAGGATCTGGCGGCCATGCCAGATGATCCTCATTTTCCGCCAAACTTCCCTCGCCGTGTCGAGATCCTGGCCTTTCCGAACGTGCAACTGCTCGACGTCACCGGTCCGCTTCAGGTCTTTGGATCCGCGAATATCGCCGTCAGACATTCCGGCCGTGCGGCCGCTTTTTACGCCCCGGTCATGATCGCGGCGCAATCGGTCGTGACCAGTTCCTCCGGACTGGGGTTGGTGGCGCAACCGTTGCCGCCCATGACCCTGCCCGTCGACACGCTCCTGGTCGCAGGCGGGATCGGTGTGAATGAGGCCGCCGCCAACCCCATTCTGGTGAACTGGCTGCGCAATCGCGCACAAGCGGCCCGGCGCGTGGCCTCGATCTGCACGGGCGCCTTTCTATTGGCGGAGGCAGGATTGCTCGACAACAGGCGTGCCGTCACGCATTGGTCGCGCTGCGCCGAACTGGCCCAGCGCTTTCCCGCCATAAGCGTCGAGCCCGATCCGATTTTCATTCGGGACGGCACGACATGGACGTCGGCCGGCGTTACGGCCGGGATCGATCTAGCCCTGGCTCAGGTGGAATCCGACCTTGGACGCGATGTCGCGCTGGCGGTGGCACGAGATCTGGTCGTGTTTCTCAAACGCCCTGGTGGCCAGGCCCAGTTCAGCACACTGCTCGCCCTGCAGATGGGCGGAGGCAGGTTCGATACTCTGCATAGCTGGATGGCGACGAATCTCGCCAGCGACCTGACATTATCACGCCTGGCTGAACAGGCAGGCATGAGCGAACGCAGTTTCAGCCGACACTATGTCCGGGCCACGGGCCGGACACCATTGCGGGCTGTCGAGGAATTGCGCGTGGAGGCTGCCTGTCGCCTGCTGGCCGAAACCGCCCCCATCAAACGTATCGCCGAACGGTGCGGATTCGGTTCAGAGGAAACCCTTCGGCGTGGTTTTCTTCGTTGTCTGTCGACAACACCGGGCGATTACCGCGACCACTTCGGGGGGTGA